A genomic region of Metopolophium dirhodum isolate CAU chromosome 1, ASM1992520v1, whole genome shotgun sequence contains the following coding sequences:
- the LOC132937331 gene encoding uncharacterized protein LOC132937331 isoform X2, giving the protein MPSKKRKYNARFPAGRIKKIMRIDDDIGKVALPVPVMISRALELFVSSLLIKAGDVTMQKSARTLTLAHLKQCICSDSRLDFLKELVKSTPDHSEECNDIADSAVIQNNQVSNNDSDEETSSKTIEWHLLNGCACPLTAAEYERLVAFPTSVSSLPSDMITQLSTMRLLLSMRRHRKQQHPVVDSDYCPTVERACLATLSSTLWFDQLLAMLASVDDHVRYVATCVATEAALGCADAAGDSLAHMIDGLLLTITTTVGRSRAAAVNVLTRVLDVTCNSPRISTMETFCCHDGDEAGRFTAVTKGRDTKTLLLDRLNGRWLDVVHATVRENETTVATDYHNNGLADIVGLWTAVFRLFRFAGSACRNREQFYSELPSLEWLLYRTDTEPLVWLNTVRLFGASLQRCLDQPMDNWWMAGRVAMAERFLTGFTRRRILYFMCKMVSSYGLENDRTRIMLQETVLLAMRSLHAFVGGNNQLLGSDNDRDVAAVTMIRDVVDCLDSYVKASTLYATDVGFCRWTVRLMCDRDDATIECLTCALDVADAVPAAWSLLDPFASFAELLECVSYEPDVLLDYLISEESNFLPYALRILKTACRDARCFFQSCGSGLDDAMVLLIRLRLKMLRLHENHVFPYNVVPIAKLIQRCDELYTEIVL; this is encoded by the exons ATGCCTAGCAAAAAGAGGAAGTACAACGCTAGATTTCCAGCT GGaaggattaaaaaaattatgagaaTCGATGATGATATTGGAAAAGTTGCATTACCAGTTCCAGTTATGATTT CTCGAGCATTGGAACTGTTTGTTTCATCCCTATTAATCAAAGCTGGTGATGTCACAATGCAAAAAAGTGCAAGGACTCTTACTCTTGCCCActt aaaacaatgCATTTGTTCTGATAGCCGTCTTGATTTTCTTAAAGAACTAGTGAAAAGTACACCGGACCATTCTGAAGAATGTAATGATATTGCAGATTCAGCTGTCATACAAAATAATCAAGTCAGCAATAATGATAGTGATGAAGAAAC ATCATCAAAAACGATCGAATGGCACCTGTTAAACGGGTGTGCGTGCCCGTTGACCGCTGCCGAGTACGAGCGGCTGGTCGCGTTTCCTACTTCCGTAAGCTCGTTGCCGTCCGACATGATCACTCAACTGAGCACGATGCGTCTACTATTATCCATGCGTCGTCACCGCAAGCAGCAGCACCCAGTCGTAGACTCAGACTATTGTCCGACAGTAGAGCGCGCGTGTTTGGCGACGCTCTCCAGCACGTTGTGGTTTGACCAATTGCTGGCCATGTTGGCATCTGTGGATGACCACGTTAGGTACGTGGCCACATGTGTGGCCACCGAAGCAGCACTGGGCTGCGCCGACGCCGCCGGTGATTCGCTAGCACATATGATCGACGGGCTGTTGCTAACAATCACGACGACGGTGGGACGGTCGCGTGCCGCAGCCGTCAACGTCTTAACGCGCGTGCTAGACGTCACTTGCAACTCCCCTCGGATCTCAACTATGGAAACATTTTGTTGCCACGATGGTGATGAAGCAGGCCGTTTTACCGCTGTTACGAAAGGCCGTGACACCAAGACGCTATTGTTGGACAGGTTGAATGGTCGGTGGTTGGATGTCGTTCACGCCACGGTGCGTGAAAATGAAACAACTGTGGCTACCGATTACCACAACAACGGTCTGGCTGATATTGTCGGGCTATGGACCGCTGTGTTTCGCTTGTTCCGGTTCGCCGGCTCGGCGTGCCGGAATCGTGAACAGTTCTATTCGGAACTACCTAGCCTGGAATGGCTGTTGTATCGGACTGACACAGAACCACTGGTGTGGCTGAACACGGTACGACTGTTCGGTGCCAGTCTGCAGAGGTGCCTGGATCAGCCAATGGACAACTGGTGGATGGCCGGAAGAGTGGCCATGGCCGAGCGTTTTCTGACCGGCTTCACTCGTAGGCGGATTTTGTACTTCATGTGCAAAATGGTGAGCAGTTATGGTCTGGAAAACGACCGGACGAGGATCATGTTGCAGGAGACGGTGCTGCTAGCGATGCGGTCGTTACATGCGTTCGTTGGAGGCAACAATCAGCTTCTGGGTTCCGACAATGATAGAGACGTCGCTGCGGTAACGATGATTAGAGATGTTGTTGACTGTTTGGACTCGTACGTCAAAGCCAGCACGCTGTACGCGACTGATGTTGGTTTCTGCCGATGGACAGTCCGCTTGATGTGCGACCGTGACGACGCCACCATCGAGTGTCTGACGTGTGCGCTGGACGTCGCGGATGCTGTGCCCGCCGCCTGGTCTCTGCTTGACCCGTTCGCCAGCTTTGCCGAGCTGCTGGAGTGTGTGTCGTACGAACCGGACGTGCTGTTAGACTATCTCATTTCCGAAGAGAGTAACTTCCTGCCATACGCTCTTCGCATTTTGAAGACCGCTTGCCGGGACGCCCGGTGTTTCTTCCAAAGCTGCGGTTCTGGTTTGGACGACGCTATGGTGCTGCTGATCAGACTCCGACTGAAGATGCTGCGGCTTCACGAGAACCACGTTTTTCCATACAACGTCGTGCCCATCGCCAAACTGATACAGCGCTGCGACGAGCTGTACACCGAAATCGTATtgtga
- the LOC132937331 gene encoding uncharacterized protein LOC132937331 isoform X1, whose protein sequence is MPSKKRKYNARFPAGRIKKIMRIDDDIGKVALPVPVMISRALELFVSSLLIKAGDVTMQKSARTLTLAHLFFFFRKQCICSDSRLDFLKELVKSTPDHSEECNDIADSAVIQNNQVSNNDSDEETSSKTIEWHLLNGCACPLTAAEYERLVAFPTSVSSLPSDMITQLSTMRLLLSMRRHRKQQHPVVDSDYCPTVERACLATLSSTLWFDQLLAMLASVDDHVRYVATCVATEAALGCADAAGDSLAHMIDGLLLTITTTVGRSRAAAVNVLTRVLDVTCNSPRISTMETFCCHDGDEAGRFTAVTKGRDTKTLLLDRLNGRWLDVVHATVRENETTVATDYHNNGLADIVGLWTAVFRLFRFAGSACRNREQFYSELPSLEWLLYRTDTEPLVWLNTVRLFGASLQRCLDQPMDNWWMAGRVAMAERFLTGFTRRRILYFMCKMVSSYGLENDRTRIMLQETVLLAMRSLHAFVGGNNQLLGSDNDRDVAAVTMIRDVVDCLDSYVKASTLYATDVGFCRWTVRLMCDRDDATIECLTCALDVADAVPAAWSLLDPFASFAELLECVSYEPDVLLDYLISEESNFLPYALRILKTACRDARCFFQSCGSGLDDAMVLLIRLRLKMLRLHENHVFPYNVVPIAKLIQRCDELYTEIVL, encoded by the exons ATGCCTAGCAAAAAGAGGAAGTACAACGCTAGATTTCCAGCT GGaaggattaaaaaaattatgagaaTCGATGATGATATTGGAAAAGTTGCATTACCAGTTCCAGTTATGATTT CTCGAGCATTGGAACTGTTTGTTTCATCCCTATTAATCAAAGCTGGTGATGTCACAATGCAAAAAAGTGCAAGGACTCTTACTCTTGCCCActt attttttttttttagaaaacaatgCATTTGTTCTGATAGCCGTCTTGATTTTCTTAAAGAACTAGTGAAAAGTACACCGGACCATTCTGAAGAATGTAATGATATTGCAGATTCAGCTGTCATACAAAATAATCAAGTCAGCAATAATGATAGTGATGAAGAAAC ATCATCAAAAACGATCGAATGGCACCTGTTAAACGGGTGTGCGTGCCCGTTGACCGCTGCCGAGTACGAGCGGCTGGTCGCGTTTCCTACTTCCGTAAGCTCGTTGCCGTCCGACATGATCACTCAACTGAGCACGATGCGTCTACTATTATCCATGCGTCGTCACCGCAAGCAGCAGCACCCAGTCGTAGACTCAGACTATTGTCCGACAGTAGAGCGCGCGTGTTTGGCGACGCTCTCCAGCACGTTGTGGTTTGACCAATTGCTGGCCATGTTGGCATCTGTGGATGACCACGTTAGGTACGTGGCCACATGTGTGGCCACCGAAGCAGCACTGGGCTGCGCCGACGCCGCCGGTGATTCGCTAGCACATATGATCGACGGGCTGTTGCTAACAATCACGACGACGGTGGGACGGTCGCGTGCCGCAGCCGTCAACGTCTTAACGCGCGTGCTAGACGTCACTTGCAACTCCCCTCGGATCTCAACTATGGAAACATTTTGTTGCCACGATGGTGATGAAGCAGGCCGTTTTACCGCTGTTACGAAAGGCCGTGACACCAAGACGCTATTGTTGGACAGGTTGAATGGTCGGTGGTTGGATGTCGTTCACGCCACGGTGCGTGAAAATGAAACAACTGTGGCTACCGATTACCACAACAACGGTCTGGCTGATATTGTCGGGCTATGGACCGCTGTGTTTCGCTTGTTCCGGTTCGCCGGCTCGGCGTGCCGGAATCGTGAACAGTTCTATTCGGAACTACCTAGCCTGGAATGGCTGTTGTATCGGACTGACACAGAACCACTGGTGTGGCTGAACACGGTACGACTGTTCGGTGCCAGTCTGCAGAGGTGCCTGGATCAGCCAATGGACAACTGGTGGATGGCCGGAAGAGTGGCCATGGCCGAGCGTTTTCTGACCGGCTTCACTCGTAGGCGGATTTTGTACTTCATGTGCAAAATGGTGAGCAGTTATGGTCTGGAAAACGACCGGACGAGGATCATGTTGCAGGAGACGGTGCTGCTAGCGATGCGGTCGTTACATGCGTTCGTTGGAGGCAACAATCAGCTTCTGGGTTCCGACAATGATAGAGACGTCGCTGCGGTAACGATGATTAGAGATGTTGTTGACTGTTTGGACTCGTACGTCAAAGCCAGCACGCTGTACGCGACTGATGTTGGTTTCTGCCGATGGACAGTCCGCTTGATGTGCGACCGTGACGACGCCACCATCGAGTGTCTGACGTGTGCGCTGGACGTCGCGGATGCTGTGCCCGCCGCCTGGTCTCTGCTTGACCCGTTCGCCAGCTTTGCCGAGCTGCTGGAGTGTGTGTCGTACGAACCGGACGTGCTGTTAGACTATCTCATTTCCGAAGAGAGTAACTTCCTGCCATACGCTCTTCGCATTTTGAAGACCGCTTGCCGGGACGCCCGGTGTTTCTTCCAAAGCTGCGGTTCTGGTTTGGACGACGCTATGGTGCTGCTGATCAGACTCCGACTGAAGATGCTGCGGCTTCACGAGAACCACGTTTTTCCATACAACGTCGTGCCCATCGCCAAACTGATACAGCGCTGCGACGAGCTGTACACCGAAATCGTATtgtga